A window of Phycisphaeraceae bacterium genomic DNA:
CCACGCACCACCGGCAAGTACAAGCGCCGGTTCTTCAGCGGCCGGGTCGCTCCCCTTGACACCAGCCGAGGCTGCCCCTTCAACTGCTCCTTCTGCACCGTCATCAACGTCCTGGGCCGATCGATGCGCCACCGCCCCGTGGACCGCATCCTCGCCGAAGTCGAACGCGCTTACGACGAAGGGATCCGCATGTGGTTCTTCGTCGATGACAACCTCGCCCGCAGCCCCATCTGGGAAGAACTCTTCGACGGGCTCATCGCCTTCAGGAAACGCTACCCGAAGATCACCTTCATCATGCAGATCGATACGCTCGCCTACAAACTCCCAAACTTCGCGGAGAAAGCGCGTGATGCCGGCTGCATCGCCGCCTTCATCGGCATGGAGAGCATCGATCCGGAGAATCTCAAAGAGGTCGGCAAGCGGCAAAACCATGTCGATGACTACGCCCACATGGTCGAGACGTGGCACAAGGCTGGCATCTTCGTCGAGGTCGGTTACATCACGGGCATGAGCCACGACACGCCAGAGTCCATCGACGACGCCGTGACAACACTCATCGAAAAAGTAGGCGTCGACTTGGTCGCCTTCTTCATGCTCACCCCGCTGCCGGGTTCCAAAGATCACCAGCAGCTCATCAACGATGGCACCATCCTCGACGCCGACCTCAACAACTACGACTCGATCCACACCACCTTCCGACACAAACGCATGACCGGTACCGACTGGGACGCCGCGTACCGCCGCGCTTGGGAACGCTTCTACTCCACCGAAAACATCACCCGCGTCCTGCTCCGCGCCCCCAAGCGCGTCTACTGGTCAATCTTCTGGATGATGCTCTGGTACCGACACGCCGTGCTCAGTCAGGAGCACCCCATGTTCAGCGGGTACGTCCGCTCCAAAAAACGCACCGAGCGACGACCCGAGCTCCAACGCGAATCCATCCCGCGATTCCTCCTCCGACGACTAGGCGACTCCTGCCGAGGCATCGGCCGATCCATCCAGCTCTACTTCGAGTTCCAGGAAATCTGGCTGATCACTCGCAAGCGCGATGACCCCCGCCGACAAACACTCGCCGACCTCCGCTACCGACTCGCCGTGGCGACACGCCAACTCGACGCCGCTGTCGATCCGCTGATGACCGCCATGCGCCAAGGCGTCCGCGACACGCTCTCCGCAGTCGATGGCTCGCGCCAACGCACCCGCCGCAGAGCCCTCCGCGCCCTCCGCAGCCTCCACGCCTGGAAAATCGCCGCGTCCAAGAGCGCCCCCAACGTCACCGCGCTCCGCGAGCACGCGATGCACGCCTACGAGTCCGTTGTCTGTCGCGACCTTAGCCTCCGACGCCGGGTCACCGCACAGTGGTGTCAGCTCGGGAGTGAACTCCGCCACGGCCTGCCCAGTCTCCGACGCCTGGCCTGGACACCCATCAACATCACCCTCGAACTGGTGATGGGCCTGCGCTTCGTCACCGCCTTCATCTTCAAACCCCCCGTCCCCGGCAACTAACCCGCGCTCGCATCCAAAAAACGATTAACCTGTACTCACGCACCACTCAGGAGCCGCGTGATGTCCACCACCGCGATCGTTCTCATCGTGCTAGCCGTCCTCGCCGTCCTCCTCCTCGCCATCATCATCTGGCTCGTCGGCATCTACAACCGACTCGTCACCCTCCGCAACCGCAACGAGAACGCCTTCGCCCAGATCGACGTCCAGCTCAAACGCCGCTACGACCTCATCCCCAACCTCGTCGAGACCGCCAAGGGCTACATGGCCCACGAACGCGAGACCCTTGATGCCGTCATCAGCGCTCGTAATCAGGCCATGAAGATCGAGGCCAACATCGGCGGGCCAGGCGGCATTGACGCCGCCGCCATCGGCCAACTCGCCTCCGCCGAAGGTGCCCTCACCGGAGCCCTTGGCCGACTCATGGCCGTCATGGAAGCCTACCCCGACCTCAAGGCCAACCAGAACATGCTCGCCATCCAGGAAGAACTCACCACCACCGAGAACAAGATCGCCTTCTCCCGCCAGGCCTTCAACGATTCAGTCACCGTCTACGAATCCTACCGAGAGTCTTTCCCACCCGTGATCTTCGCCGGCATGTTCGGCTTCAAAGAAGCTACCGTCTGGGAACTCGACGAACCCGAAGCCAAGTCCGCCCCCAGGGTCAGCTTCTAAAGATCCGCCTCAACCCAACGCTGACCGCCCATGGCCATGGACTTCTTCGAGCACCAGGAACAGGCCAGACGCCAGACCACCTGGCTCGTCGTGCTCTTCATCCTCGCCGTCCTCGCGATCATCGCCGCCGTGTACGGCAGCGTCGTCGCCGGACTCATGCTCGCCAACAGCAACACGATTTCCTGGAACGACCCCCGTCTGATCCTCGGGGTCACCACTGTCGTCGGCCTCGTCGTCCTGATGGGCACCCTCTACAAACTCGCCTCACTCTCCGCTGGCGGAGCCGCCGTGGCAGAATCACTCGGCGGCCGCCTGATTCAACGCAACACCCACGATCCCGACGAACAAAAGGCCCTCAACATCGTCGACGAAATGGCCATCGCCGCCGGCATGGCCGTCCCACCCATCTACGTCGTCCAGGGCTCGGGCATCAACGCCTTCGCCGCCGGATTCTCCACCGACGACGCCGTCGTCGGCATCACCCAGGGGGCCATCAGAAGACTCTCCCGCGACGAGCTCCAAGGCGTCATCGCCCACGAGTTCTCCCACATCCTCAACGGCGACATGCGCCTCAACCTCCGACTTGTCGGCGTCCTCCACGGCATCCTCATCATCGGACTCATCGGCGTCTCACTCATCCGCAGCCTCCGATACATGTCCCACTCACGCTCCAGCAGCAACCGAAAAGGCGGCGGCGGACAGATCATCCTTCTCATCCTCGCCCTCGGTGTGATCCTGTCAGTCATCGGGTACGTCGGCGTCTTCTTCGGCAACGTCATCAAGTCGGCCGTCTCCAGACAACGCGAATACCTCGCCGACGCCGCAGCCGTCCAGTTCACGCGCAACCCCGACGGCATCGCCGGAGCCCTTAAAAAACTCGGCTCCACCGGCGGGTCCATCGACCACCCCCGCGCCTCCGAACTCTCCCACCTCTACTTCGCTCCCGGCGTCTTCATCCTCTTCGGCAACCTCCTCGACTCACACCCGCCTCTTCCCAAACGCATCCTCCGCATCAACCCTTCCTGGGACGGCGTCTTCCCGGCCGCCGAGAAAGTCGAACTCATCCCCAGCACCAAAGATGACTTCGCCGCTGAACAAAACCGCCGACGTGAGCACCAGCAACAACGCTCCCAACAGATGATCGCCATCCTCACCGGTGCTGGCGCCGCCGAACTCGCCACCGTCGGTATCCTCGGCGACAGCGCGATCCGCAACGTCAGCCAGGTGCGACAGGACAAGGTCGCCTACGCCAGCCTCCTCCGAAACGCCATCCCCCCCAACATTACCGAGGCCGCCAGCGATCCCTACGGCAGCCGCGCTATCCTCTACAGCTTCCTCCTCGCCAAAGAGGCCAGACTCCGCGAGCATCAACTCGATCTCATCACACGCCTCGCCGACGAAACCGTCGCCGGACTCACCCACCACCTCGCCGATACGATCCCCACACTGCCTACCGAGCTGCGCCTGCCGATCGTCGAGATCAGCCTCCCCAGCCTCCGCCAACTCTCAAAACCGCAGTTCGACCGCGTCCTCCGCGTCATCGACCAGCTCATCACCGCTGACAACCAAACCACCCTCCGCGAATGGGCCCTCAAACGCATGGTCCGCAGGCAGTACGACATCGTCCACGCCCACCACCAGGACCCGTGGGGCAACGCACGCCTCACCGATCACCCCAGCGAAGTCACCCGCCTGCTCTCCCTCATCGCCCACGCCGGCTCCTCCAACCCCGCCCAGGCCGCCCAGGCCTTCTCCCACGGGGCACCCCTCCTCGACCTCACCGTCAACCAGCCCCTCCCCGCCAACCTCTGCCGCCTCGACCAGTTCGACACGACCATCGAGCCTCTATCCCAACTCCGCCCCCTCGAAAAACGCCGCCTCCTCGAAGCCGCCGCCAAGATCATCGCCGCCGACCGCGTCGCCACCGCCGAAGAAGCCGAACTCCTCCGCGTCATCGCCGACACCCTCGCCGTCCCCATGCCACCCATCCTCCCCGGCCAGAAACTCACCTGACCCCCCACCCTACGGTGAGTGCCACGCAGCAGTTCCACCCAAAGGGCCGGGTGCCACACTTTGCGCAGCAACGTGTGCCCGACCACCAACAAGCCCGGGTGGCCGGGGTCTGGCGCAGCCAGACTCCGGAACCAAAAATCAAACCCCCTTCGAGCCGCGTCGTATCGACGCGACCATCCGCGCTTAAACGAGGCACCTCAGCGCGACGACCTCACCCCCGCCGCACCACCAACCCCGCCATCCCCAAAGCCAACACCCCCAACACCCCAGGCTCCGGAACCACCAGCGTGACCAGACTCGGATCACTCGCCGTTAACGCAGTAAAATACTCATCACTGGGAAAAAGTCTGATGCCACCAGCACCCAACGGCTCATTATCGCTGTTCTGAAAGGATCCACTTCCGTGATGGGCTACTCCGATCACAGGGGGATGGAAACGTCCAGTCCCCTCTTCACGGGCGTCGAAGTAAAACCCCGAACTGAAACCAGGCTGACCGCTCACCAATAAAGTCTCATTCAGTTGCAGTCCATCAGATAGGACAGCATCAGTTGAAACAAAGAACCTAAAACCCCGTCCATCCCCATAA
This region includes:
- a CDS encoding LemA family protein, with product MSTTAIVLIVLAVLAVLLLAIIIWLVGIYNRLVTLRNRNENAFAQIDVQLKRRYDLIPNLVETAKGYMAHERETLDAVISARNQAMKIEANIGGPGGIDAAAIGQLASAEGALTGALGRLMAVMEAYPDLKANQNMLAIQEELTTTENKIAFSRQAFNDSVTVYESYRESFPPVIFAGMFGFKEATVWELDEPEAKSAPRVSF
- a CDS encoding M48 family metallopeptidase, whose translation is MAMDFFEHQEQARRQTTWLVVLFILAVLAIIAAVYGSVVAGLMLANSNTISWNDPRLILGVTTVVGLVVLMGTLYKLASLSAGGAAVAESLGGRLIQRNTHDPDEQKALNIVDEMAIAAGMAVPPIYVVQGSGINAFAAGFSTDDAVVGITQGAIRRLSRDELQGVIAHEFSHILNGDMRLNLRLVGVLHGILIIGLIGVSLIRSLRYMSHSRSSSNRKGGGGQIILLILALGVILSVIGYVGVFFGNVIKSAVSRQREYLADAAAVQFTRNPDGIAGALKKLGSTGGSIDHPRASELSHLYFAPGVFILFGNLLDSHPPLPKRILRINPSWDGVFPAAEKVELIPSTKDDFAAEQNRRREHQQQRSQQMIAILTGAGAAELATVGILGDSAIRNVSQVRQDKVAYASLLRNAIPPNITEAASDPYGSRAILYSFLLAKEARLREHQLDLITRLADETVAGLTHHLADTIPTLPTELRLPIVEISLPSLRQLSKPQFDRVLRVIDQLITADNQTTLREWALKRMVRRQYDIVHAHHQDPWGNARLTDHPSEVTRLLSLIAHAGSSNPAQAAQAFSHGAPLLDLTVNQPLPANLCRLDQFDTTIEPLSQLRPLEKRRLLEAAAKIIAADRVATAEEAELLRVIADTLAVPMPPILPGQKLT
- a CDS encoding radical SAM protein, producing MIRHRLIVAYILCSSYDEDGYPRRYLRGIFPSNTLGCLTTLTESLNGSGLLTPDTDIEVRCYDDTLESPPIRQLAAEADANTTVLIGLAGVQSCQFARATDLALQCRDLGMPVLVGGFHVSGSLAMLDHTPFELQRLTNAGVSLISGEAESPNALAAIFNDACAGQLQPVYTMPTAPCLTPAPLPRTTGKYKRRFFSGRVAPLDTSRGCPFNCSFCTVINVLGRSMRHRPVDRILAEVERAYDEGIRMWFFVDDNLARSPIWEELFDGLIAFRKRYPKITFIMQIDTLAYKLPNFAEKARDAGCIAAFIGMESIDPENLKEVGKRQNHVDDYAHMVETWHKAGIFVEVGYITGMSHDTPESIDDAVTTLIEKVGVDLVAFFMLTPLPGSKDHQQLINDGTILDADLNNYDSIHTTFRHKRMTGTDWDAAYRRAWERFYSTENITRVLLRAPKRVYWSIFWMMLWYRHAVLSQEHPMFSGYVRSKKRTERRPELQRESIPRFLLRRLGDSCRGIGRSIQLYFEFQEIWLITRKRDDPRRQTLADLRYRLAVATRQLDAAVDPLMTAMRQGVRDTLSAVDGSRQRTRRRALRALRSLHAWKIAASKSAPNVTALREHAMHAYESVVCRDLSLRRRVTAQWCQLGSELRHGLPSLRRLAWTPINITLELVMGLRFVTAFIFKPPVPGN
- a CDS encoding PEP-CTERM sorting domain-containing protein, with translation MGAGGIRLFPSDEYFTALTASDPSLVTLVVPEPGVLGVLALGMAGLVVRRG